One segment of Campylobacter hominis ATCC BAA-381 DNA contains the following:
- a CDS encoding DUF3137 domain-containing protein — translation MEEFEIERKKMLKGAIFNYRLYCFLIPLFIIVILLIYDYLCDYFPSLVILYKLPYDEYGYGNFVDKIGALIAIPCFALIFIFSQLYYYHFKEKRLNFSYIIKEKIISEFFKEYVYTPQKGLGSDFINETEIYAYNIFITHDLIKGLYKGSEFEFCIVETYEEKHYSSSKIGKIIELAKQVKYELSKFQGVVLGFDIGKKFSSKTIIVDRSYNTKIDGKKEILDNREFNEEFRIFSDDEIEARYLLDFLSMEKIIKFQNEIGDGNASFAFINGKFYLFLNGYHFDYNPSLFNKINETDIKIFVDQIKNVISFIDFFIDKNSKSKI, via the coding sequence ATGGAAGAATTTGAAATTGAACGAAAAAAGATGCTAAAAGGCGCTATTTTCAATTATAGATTATATTGTTTTTTAATTCCGCTTTTTATAATAGTAATTTTGCTCATTTATGACTATCTTTGTGACTATTTTCCATCTTTAGTAATCCTTTATAAACTACCTTATGATGAGTATGGATATGGTAATTTTGTGGATAAAATAGGAGCGCTAATAGCAATACCCTGTTTTGCGCTCATATTTATCTTTTCACAACTTTATTATTATCACTTCAAAGAAAAAAGGTTAAATTTCAGCTATATCATAAAAGAAAAAATCATTTCAGAATTTTTTAAAGAGTATGTTTATACGCCGCAAAAAGGTCTTGGAAGTGACTTTATAAATGAAACTGAAATTTATGCTTATAATATTTTTATAACGCATGATTTGATAAAAGGTCTGTATAAAGGAAGTGAGTTTGAGTTTTGTATCGTAGAAACTTATGAAGAAAAACATTATTCAAGCAGTAAAATCGGAAAAATAATAGAACTTGCAAAACAGGTCAAATATGAGCTTTCTAAATTTCAAGGTGTAGTTTTGGGTTTTGATATCGGTAAAAAATTTAGTTCAAAAACTATAATTGTAGATAGGTCTTACAACACAAAAATAGACGGTAAAAAAGAGATTTTGGATAACAGAGAGTTTAATGAAGAGTTTAGAATTTTTAGCGATGATGAGATAGAGGCAAGATATCTGCTTGATTTTTTATCTATGGAAAAAATCATAAAATTTCAAAACGAAATAGGTGACGGAAATGCAAGTTTTGCCTTTATAAATGGTAAATTTTATCTGTTTTTAAACGGCTATCATTTTGATTATAATCCATCATTGTTTAACAAAATAAACGAAACTGATATAAAAATTTTTGTAGATCAAATAAAAAATGTTATAAGTTTTATAGATTTTTTTATAGATAAAAATAGTAAAAGCAAAATTTAA
- a CDS encoding TonB-dependent receptor, protein MDNKFGGFALNLDVEADLDSVFLEQKVSYSEFESSRYFDFKNGLYDYAKSNLKNWGNSYNARDGLFHSYYGGLGDIKQLQKTFTYNIDATLSEFEILNTKHNIINGFEYENKRGSYRTLTPFAEYFTPKDLPDGYICDKDDLTCINDNSFGGKGQYLSKLYYYGNVYNKATMNKFALYLEDEILYDKFKFRPGVRMERNSINNDVNIAPRFVSEYEFIGENFLGFGLNRYYGRELFAQKIYNDMYAHQEDFIRNHPNEKFTKTANDINGFLGNKFKTPYDDELSLFYRGDIKNARLDLKYIKRKSRDEVKVTSRKKAGLGSVAGLDDNYYIYTNDGKTDSDIYTFTVQNIDPIEFINTKNYFELGYTHMKRDRNFNKYTDSDLYLDRKILYNGKERTIGELPTVDFYTPDVLRLAHTMQVPYFGITLSNFINYESGNEALVRGFDKAKKMQTYTKVNLPSRTTWDARIAYEKNLHKDVEFFANFDINNILNKKQKIDADSIDDKIYYTYATGRNLYLEVGLKW, encoded by the coding sequence ATGGATAATAAATTCGGCGGTTTTGCACTGAATTTGGATGTCGAAGCTGATTTGGATTCTGTATTTTTAGAGCAAAAAGTTAGCTACTCCGAATTTGAGAGTTCAAGATATTTTGATTTTAAGAATGGACTTTATGATTATGCCAAGTCAAATTTAAAAAATTGGGGAAACAGCTATAATGCGCGCGACGGTCTTTTTCACTCATATTATGGAGGACTTGGCGATATAAAACAACTCCAAAAAACTTTTACTTACAATATTGATGCCACGCTCAGCGAATTTGAAATTTTAAATACAAAACACAATATAATAAACGGATTTGAGTATGAAAATAAGCGTGGAAGCTACAGAACCTTAACGCCTTTTGCCGAATATTTTACCCCGAAAGATTTGCCTGACGGTTATATTTGCGATAAAGACGATTTAACTTGCATAAATGATAATAGCTTTGGCGGTAAAGGTCAATATTTAAGCAAATTATATTATTACGGAAATGTCTATAACAAAGCGACAATGAATAAGTTCGCTCTGTATTTGGAAGATGAAATTTTATATGATAAATTTAAATTTCGTCCCGGCGTAAGAATGGAGCGAAACAGCATAAATAACGATGTAAATATCGCGCCGAGATTTGTAAGCGAATATGAATTTATAGGTGAAAATTTCTTAGGCTTCGGACTAAATCGTTATTACGGAAGAGAACTTTTCGCTCAAAAAATTTACAACGATATGTATGCTCATCAAGAAGATTTTATAAGAAATCATCCGAATGAAAAATTTACAAAAACTGCAAATGACATAAACGGATTTTTAGGCAACAAATTTAAAACGCCTTACGACGATGAATTAAGTTTATTTTATAGAGGCGATATAAAAAATGCAAGACTGGATTTAAAATACATAAAACGTAAAAGCAGAGATGAGGTCAAAGTGACTTCACGCAAAAAAGCGGGACTCGGATCGGTAGCAGGACTTGATGACAACTACTATATTTATACGAATGACGGCAAAACGGATAGTGATATTTATACTTTTACAGTTCAAAACATAGATCCTATAGAATTTATAAATACAAAAAACTATTTTGAACTTGGCTATACGCATATGAAAAGAGACAGAAACTTTAACAAATATACCGATTCAGATCTGTATTTGGATAGAAAAATTCTTTACAATGGCAAAGAAAGAACAATCGGCGAACTTCCTACGGTCGATTTTTATACGCCTGATGTTTTAAGGCTGGCACATACAATGCAAGTACCATATTTTGGTATAACGCTATCTAATTTCATAAATTACGAAAGCGGAAACGAAGCATTGGTAAGAGGATTTGATAAAGCAAAAAAAATGCAGACATATACTAAAGTAAATCTTCCAAGCCGCACAACTTGGGATGCAAGAATCGCTTATGAGAAAAATTTACATAAAGACGTGGAATTTTTTGCAAATTTCGATATAAACAATATCCTGAATAAAAAACAAAAAATAGACGCTGACAGCATTGATGATAAAATTTACTATACATATGCGACAGGCAGAAATTTATATTTGGAAGTTGGACTTAAATGGTAA
- a CDS encoding TonB-dependent receptor plug domain-containing protein translates to MRKIAFIFTPLALIAESIDIGEVEVSDSKSLNTQTSSYVSSRTITQEKLKAQTKKDGTISDALRSNPNVILNKTADSSTESGEISPKDVSINGASFYQNNFMVDGLNFNDDINPAGYRTLFKNTWRGPTLGSQAINLSSDLLKSIEVIDSSVSAKYGGFQGGVVNAKTRDPKKGFHGVVSGGYTSGDLSKNFIDPLVRDNYKNSTGWYDKSDFSKRKYRFGMEGYVSDDFGLLFDYTKHKSIIKTHTKDSIMDPKIAEFPNETRDAQNYFIKGIYRAGDRVNIKPSYLY, encoded by the coding sequence GTGAGAAAGATTGCATTTATTTTTACTCCTTTGGCTTTAATAGCCGAAAGTATAGATATAGGCGAAGTGGAAGTCAGCGATAGCAAAAGCTTAAATACACAAACAAGCTCTTATGTATCATCAAGAACCATCACGCAGGAAAAATTAAAAGCCCAAACCAAAAAAGACGGTACGATTAGCGATGCGCTTCGTTCAAATCCGAATGTAATTTTAAATAAAACAGCCGATTCCTCAACGGAATCGGGCGAAATTTCACCAAAAGATGTAAGTATAAACGGAGCCAGTTTTTACCAAAATAATTTTATGGTGGATGGATTAAATTTCAACGACGATATAAATCCGGCAGGTTACAGAACTTTATTTAAAAATACTTGGAGAGGCCCTACTCTTGGCTCACAAGCCATAAATTTAAGCAGCGATTTGTTAAAAAGCATTGAAGTCATCGACAGTTCGGTATCCGCAAAATACGGCGGATTTCAAGGCGGAGTCGTAAATGCTAAAACAAGAGATCCTAAAAAAGGATTTCACGGAGTTGTAAGCGGCGGATACACAAGTGGAGATTTAAGTAAAAATTTTATCGATCCTTTAGTAAGAGATAATTACAAAAACTCGACAGGCTGGTATGATAAAAGCGATTTTTCAAAAAGAAAATATAGATTTGGAATGGAAGGCTACGTAAGCGATGATTTCGGATTGCTTTTTGATTACACAAAACATAAATCAATAATCAAAACGCATACAAAAGATAGTATTATGGATCCGAAAATCGCTGAATTTCCAAACGAAACAAGAGATGCGCAAAACTATTTTATCAAAGGAATTTACAGAGCCGGCGACAGAGTAAATATAAAACCGAGCTATTTATATTAA
- a CDS encoding heavy-metal-associated domain-containing protein translates to MRILSLIFMLTTFLLAGGVLTHELVVPNMGCGGCAKKIKRVVEGNYTLISMDFNTTTKDVNLTMPSEIDINSVIKTINDAGYKARLKEKQ, encoded by the coding sequence ATGAGAATTTTATCTCTTATTTTTATGCTGACGACATTTTTGTTGGCAGGCGGCGTTTTAACGCATGAGTTAGTTGTTCCGAATATGGGATGTGGCGGTTGTGCCAAAAAAATTAAAAGAGTAGTTGAAGGAAACTATACTTTAATTTCAATGGATTTTAACACAACTACAAAAGATGTAAATTTAACAATGCCAAGTGAAATTGACATAAACAGTGTTATAAAAACAATAAATGATGCAGGCTATAAGGCGAGATTAAAGGAAAAACAGTGA
- a CDS encoding energy transducer TonB produces MSKESLLGFIISLSLHFGVVYAAVYKINDNINISDEIYTLPISAFSKAPNIAQSANEALSENNEISEEEISTKKIEKSEYIAKKELTETKTTTAIKRQEKDTVKKPETVKNIKSKPKKTQKKENFTGNKKADDKQNNNSNNNINSNFISNDISVSNTPDNALFKEIKKAIQTNLIYPEIAKQNGYNGKVKLDFDIDSTRIPKNIKIIKSSSYSILDKNAIYTVKKAAKDFPEIDKKYNITININFNLF; encoded by the coding sequence ATGAGTAAAGAAAGTTTGCTTGGATTTATTATCTCGCTTTCACTTCACTTCGGAGTTGTCTATGCGGCAGTATATAAAATAAATGATAACATAAATATCAGCGATGAAATATACACTTTACCGATTTCTGCTTTCAGTAAAGCGCCGAATATAGCGCAATCCGCAAATGAAGCTTTATCTGAAAATAATGAAATTTCCGAAGAGGAAATTTCAACAAAAAAAATAGAAAAATCAGAATACATAGCTAAAAAAGAATTGACCGAAACTAAAACAACGACTGCGATAAAGCGACAAGAAAAAGACACCGTTAAAAAACCTGAAACAGTAAAAAATATAAAATCAAAACCGAAAAAAACACAAAAAAAAGAAAATTTTACAGGTAATAAAAAAGCTGACGACAAACAAAATAACAATTCAAACAACAATATAAACTCAAACTTTATTTCAAATGATATATCAGTTTCAAATACACCTGATAATGCTTTATTTAAAGAGATTAAAAAGGCGATACAAACAAATTTGATATATCCTGAAATCGCAAAACAAAACGGTTATAACGGTAAAGTCAAACTTGATTTTGATATAGACAGCACGCGAATACCGAAAAATATAAAAATTATCAAAAGCTCGTCATATTCTATACTTGATAAAAATGCAATATATACAGTAAAAAAGGCGGCAAAAGATTTTCCTGAAATAGATAAAAAATATAATATAACAATCAATATAAATTTTAATCTATTCTGA
- the exbD gene encoding TonB system transport protein ExbD — protein MRPKRDGLNIVPFIDVMLVLLAIVLSVSTFIAQGGIKVELANSKNAVTLPNIDKVLVISVDDSNNIYINNKISSINEVENSIKNINKDTFVEIKNDKNSKFETFISIIDVLKTHKHENFTIALEKNE, from the coding sequence ATGAGACCCAAAAGAGACGGGCTAAATATTGTCCCTTTTATAGATGTTATGCTTGTGCTTTTGGCGATTGTTTTAAGCGTTTCAACATTTATCGCTCAAGGCGGAATAAAAGTTGAACTGGCAAATTCTAAAAATGCCGTCACGCTTCCAAATATCGATAAAGTATTAGTAATTTCAGTAGATGATAGCAATAATATCTATATAAATAATAAAATTTCATCAATCAATGAAGTTGAAAATTCCATCAAAAACATAAACAAAGATACTTTTGTAGAAATTAAAAACGATAAAAACAGTAAATTTGAAACTTTTATATCTATAATAGATGTTTTAAAAACACACAAACACGAAAATTTTACAATCGCATTGGAAAAAAATGAGTAA
- the exbB gene encoding TonB-system energizer ExbB → MDFLKSNADYIIIIILALMSFISLWFSIERALFYRRVNVKQYENIETYEKDLTKNLTTLYIIYSNAPYVGLLGTVTGIMITFYDMGLSGNMDAKSIMLGLSLALKATALGLCVAIPTLMIYNAFLRKVEVLLVEFKESKK, encoded by the coding sequence ATGGATTTTCTAAAAAGCAATGCAGATTATATTATAATTATCATTTTAGCGCTTATGAGCTTTATCTCGCTGTGGTTCAGTATAGAAAGAGCTCTTTTTTATAGACGTGTAAATGTTAAACAATATGAAAACATAGAAACTTACGAAAAAGATCTGACCAAAAATCTGACCACACTTTATATTATCTATTCAAATGCCCCTTATGTAGGACTTTTAGGCACAGTTACCGGAATTATGATTACATTTTACGATATGGGGCTTAGCGGAAATATGGACGCCAAAAGTATAATGCTTGGACTTTCGTTGGCGTTAAAAGCTACAGCACTTGGACTTTGTGTGGCAATTCCGACGCTTATGATTTATAATGCTTTCTTAAGAAAAGTTGAAGTTTTGCTTGTAGAATTTAAAGAGTCAAAAAAATGA
- the hypE gene encoding hydrogenase expression/formation protein HypE, with protein MNSLINDTIFKAFDNEILRRANDSAILNFPLDLDKNFDIISANFGDKTDYFNEKSQNFDVSNLNGQNKTDNMNFNVQNCHNKKNTQILCGNLAFTTDSFVVTPLFFNGGDIGKIAVCGTVNDLAMVGAKPLFLSCAFIIEEGLEIDTFERILNSMAKTAKEAGVKIVCGDTKVVPRGSGDQIFINTSGIGQILKAGVQMDCVKKGAKVLISGDIGRHGAVIMAARDEISVSTDLKSDCKPLNAAVTELLKNDVKILALRDATRGGLSAVLNEFAQHLNCEISIRENDIKVAPEVLGICELLGFEPYDLANEGTFVAFIEDGDEIKALEILRKFNENAAIIGEVTQNEKGRVILQNAYGTERFLEFPKGELLPRIC; from the coding sequence ATGAACAGTCTTATAAATGATACTATTTTTAAAGCATTTGACAATGAAATTTTACGCAGAGCAAACGATTCGGCGATATTAAATTTTCCGCTTGATTTAGATAAAAATTTTGATATTATAAGCGCAAATTTTGGTGATAAAACGGATTATTTTAATGAAAAATCTCAAAATTTTGACGTTTCAAATTTAAACGGACAAAATAAAACGGACAATATGAACTTCAATGTGCAAAATTGCCATAATAAAAAAAATACTCAAATTTTATGTGGAAATTTAGCTTTTACGACTGATTCTTTTGTGGTTACACCGCTTTTTTTTAATGGTGGAGATATAGGTAAAATCGCAGTTTGCGGTACAGTAAATGACTTGGCGATGGTTGGAGCCAAACCGCTTTTTTTAAGTTGTGCGTTTATAATAGAAGAAGGATTGGAGATTGACACTTTTGAGCGAATTTTAAATTCAATGGCAAAAACCGCAAAAGAAGCCGGCGTGAAAATAGTTTGCGGCGACACAAAAGTCGTTCCGCGCGGTTCAGGTGATCAAATCTTTATAAATACAAGCGGAATAGGGCAAATTTTAAAAGCCGGAGTGCAAATGGATTGTGTAAAAAAAGGCGCAAAAGTATTGATAAGCGGCGATATAGGAAGACATGGCGCCGTAATAATGGCAGCGCGCGATGAAATTTCGGTAAGCACGGATTTAAAAAGCGATTGTAAACCTTTAAATGCCGCTGTAACAGAGCTTTTAAAAAATGATGTCAAAATCCTTGCTTTAAGAGATGCGACGCGTGGCGGTTTATCAGCAGTTTTAAATGAATTTGCACAACATTTGAATTGTGAAATTTCAATCCGTGAAAATGATATAAAAGTGGCGCCTGAAGTGCTTGGAATATGTGAGCTTTTGGGTTTTGAGCCATATGATTTGGCAAATGAGGGCACATTCGTGGCATTTATAGAAGACGGCGACGAAATTAAAGCGCTTGAAATTTTACGAAAATTTAACGAAAATGCCGCAATTATCGGCGAAGTAACACAAAATGAAAAAGGACGGGTAATTTTACAAAATGCTTATGGAACCGAGCGGTTTTTAGAATTTCCAAAAGGCGAGCTTTTGCCTAGAATTTGTTAA